Within the Patescibacteria group bacterium genome, the region TATAGGCATTCTTCATCGCCTGATAGCACCAGCTGTTCGTTATCCGATAAGCGACAATATCTTTTCCCATTGATTGCAGATCTGGCAACCGAGTAATGATGCCCTTCTCCACCGGCAGGCCGCTTTCTTCATCCCACCTGTCATACACATGACCGCCATACCAGTCAAACAATCGCGCGAGACCGCTTGGATTGGGTACGATCATCGCTGACGACGGACAATCAACTTTTGGCTTCACGATATATTTTCCTGTCCGTAAAAATTCTTCAAACGCGCTGTTTTCATTGAGACCGCAGATAATTGCTTCTATCGGCAACCCCGTATCTTTTGCCATGACTGTTCCCATGAGGTCGCCCATATTCCCCGTAGGAATAACGGAGATCATCGGCTCTCCATTAGCACCCATGCGTGAGTATCCATAGAATGGATAGACGGTTTGCGAAAGTTGGCGTCCCAAGCTGATGGAATTTGCAGAAGTGAAGATGTCTTCATCTTTTGAAATATCATAGGCACATTTCTTATCACCCATGAGGTATTTCACAAGTTCTTGGCAGATATCGAAGTCTCCATTCACGGCAACTGCAAAAATGTTTTCATGCAACGTCGTCATCTGTCGGCGCTGGCCTTCACTGATCGATCCTTGCGGATAGAAGACTACGACGAATGCATTGGACATGCCTTTGAGCGAATCAGCCACGGCACCGCCAGTATCCCCACTCGTAGCAACCAGGACAATGCGTGTGAGTCCACGTTTGCGCAAGAAATAATTGAGGATGCGTGCATAGAACCGCGCCGCGTAATCTTTGAACGAGCATGTCGGTCCCTTTGTAAGCCACATGATGTAGAGGCGCTCGCGCACATTTTGTACGGGTGTCGGAATGATAGTCTCATCGTAAGCGTCCCGAAGAAGCGACCCCAGCTCGTCATCAGATATATGCCACTGCAAATAAGGTTGGAGAACCTCAAAAGCAATTTCTGCATACGTCTGATCCGTCATCTTTTTGATCTTCTTTTTGGACAACTTGGGAACATCCTGCCGTCCAAGCATATAGAGTCCATGATTGGACGCCATGCCATTGAGAAGCGCTTCAGGGAAATGCACCCGCTCTGCGTAGTTGTTGGTGCTATAGTATTCAATTGGTTTTGCCTTGCTATTTGTCTTCAAACCTGAAAAGGACATGGCACTATCTCATCAAAGAATACCGCGCCAGTCAAGCAAGTAAAAATGTCAGAAAAGTTTCTGACACTGAGGGGCTTGATTTTTCTAAAAAAATCTATAAACTATGCCTATGGGGAAGGGTCTTATGGAGAGACGACTCTGCGGAATAATCTTTCCGCTGGCGCCATGCTGCACACCGTTTTTTCTTGGTTTGCCGTGCCGCCACCCCTTTATTTTTTTTACCAACTGCTACTCGACCCTCCTCCTCCCGATGAACCGCCACCAAATCCGCCGAAGCCACCGCCGCCGCCCCATCGATCCCAGCCTCCCCAGGTGCCTCCCGCCCACCACGCAGGATGGTTCCCATGATGACTTTGGAAATTTTTTGAAACTGCATAATCAAACAATAGGCCAAAAACAACTACAGCCGGCAACCATAACCATGCGCTCGTAAGTAATGCCGTGATTCCTCCCGCTACACCTCCGATTACGCCTCCAAGCCACCACGATTTGGTGCGTCCCAAAATACTCGCGATCCACGATAGAAAAAAAATAAGGATAAAGAGTACCTCTCCGCCGTATCTCTGAATAATGCCAAACCATGATGAAGTTTTTCGCGATGATGGCGACGGCAAAACCTCTCCCTCTATCGCCTGCATGATGCCCTCCGCTCCTTTTTGAATCCCTTCTTCATAATTGCCTTGTCGAAACAGTGGACGGACGATATCATCTTGAATATGCTTTGATTCAAGATCTGTCAGAGCGCCTTCAAGTCCATAACCAACCTCTATACGCATTTTTCTGTCATCGGCAGCAATCAAAAATAAAACACCGTTATTATATTCTTTCTTTCCTATTCCCCATTCGCGAAAAAGCGTATTCGCATAGTCTTCAATTGCATCACTGCCAAGTGACTGAATAGTAACAACCGCTATTTCATGATTTTTTTCTTTAGCAAAAGTTACGAGCTGTTGCTCAAGATTCTGTTGAGCTTGCGATGAAAGAAGGTTTGCAAAATCAGATACACTACCCTGCGGTGTACCGGGTGACGTGTATGCATGGGCTAGCGGCGCAAGAAAACTCCATGCTACTGCAAGTATAATGGCACAGTATCTCATTCTATTTTATATTATCCTGCATCCTTAATATATTTTCGACATCTGCCGCCAGTTGGCTCAATTTCTGGCCATTCTGTGCAGGCGCCATAGACGACTTTTGCACATTGCTTTCTGCAGGCACGCAATCGGGTTGGCTATAGGAAGGAACATTGGGATTGCAGATTGTCTTTTGCGTCGGAGCAACTGATTCAGCCGGTCGCTGGACGCATCCCTCCTGCCACACCTTCGGCAGATCCGGATTGCAATACTTCACCTCTTGTTTTGGCTGGATAGGAATAATACTTGGTGCGCTTGGCACTACTTCATATCGATCCTTTGGCGTTTCTGAAATAGGATATAATTGCCGGCACTGGTTGTACATGTATGTTCCTTTTTCCATGGAGGCACAGGGATCGGAAAATACGGTGCCGTTTGTATCTTCGACCTGCTTTTTTGTATCAGGCGGCTGAATGAAAATTATATCTTTATCCCCTTTTGCATCATCTCCAACCCGAGAAATGCAATCCTTTTGCCATACCTTCGGCAATTCCGGATCACAATATGATATAATCAACGATTCTTGTTTTTTACCACTTGAATCATCCGAAGGCGGTGCTGTTTTTTCAGTATCCTGTTTAATACCATATGCCTCTTGGCATTGGCGAAGCATATATCCTTCAAGACCTGAGCATTGAGTTGAAGTTTTTGGAACTTCTTGTTTCTTTCCTTCATCGGGAGGTTGTAAATTATTGGCTTTTTGGCACTGGCGCAGCATATACCCTTCCAGTCCGCTGCAAGGATTCTGCAATACGCCCTCATCTTTTTTCTGATCATCTTCTTTTTTTTCCTCACCAAGCCCATATGCATTGCGGCATGTCCGCAAAAGGTATCCCTCAAGCCCCTTGCAGGGATTCAGGAGCGCATCTTCTTTGGGTGGTATGTTCTTTTTCGGCGGGAGAGAACCATTTCCCTTCTTTGCTATAATATAGACTGTCATAGCAAAATGATTGTCCTGTGTGAGTCGAAGCGTATAGATTCCCGCCGGGATATCAGAGGGTGTGTTAAAATCAATAATTGCATTGCCTTCACTGTCTTTTTCGTTCAGATCCACATATGGGCGCTTGAGTATGATAGGATTTTCTTTTCCAAGAAGTTCTTTATTCTCTAGCGTCAACACGGCCTGCACCCCTCCTTGGAATCCTCTCCATATAAGCGTATCGGTACTTTTCAGTGAAATAAAATATTTTGAAATTACTTTAATATTTGCTGCTACAGTCCTGTTTTTTCTATCTGTAATAACCATCCGTATATACTCCACATCAGAATCAATATCCTCTCGTGCACCCCATCCGCTTCCAAACCCAAGTTGCTTTACTTCGCCACGGTAATCAGTTACCGGCGAAGGCATAGACGTAAAAAAGTTTCCTGATTTTTTCTTATCAATGAGTCTCCCGCCTGTTTTAATCCCTTCAAATTGAATAGTTAGTTTATCGCGACATGTAAATCCTTGCGCATCAAAAGAAATCGTATACGGACCGGTTTGGTCAATAATCGGAGGGGAAGTAAATGCGATAGACGGACTCAAGGAAAGATCGCACAATAACGGAATGGATGTTTTTTCAGATGTGAAAAACTCCTTACCTTGCACATCTGTTGCCGTGACGCCAACTGAAATTTTTCCGGTTGCAGATGGAGTCCATAAAAAATCGTCAATTGTTTTATCCTTATCATCAATGACATATTTGATAAGCGCATCGGCGCGGGCGGGTGTTGTCACTTTCAAGGAAAAAGTTCCATCTTTTTTCACGGTAAGGGATTGTGGAAGAGAGATGGGATCAGTATCTGCGCTAAAACGTACGCTGGTAATTTTTGACCCGCTTGGAAAATGCATCCCTTTTATTTCAAATTGTACTTTCTGCTTGAGTTGTGCAGGCACTATGATCTTTGGTTTCAATGGTTTGATCTGTTCAATCACAATAGCTCCCTCAAGATCATAATACTGAGGTGATGATTTCGCTTCGTTATTTTCAAGCCGGATTGTATAGTTGCCATCAGGAAGCGGCTTGCCATCCACAAGATATGGTATTGTCAAAGGAAGAACGTAGTATTGGGCTCCTGAATTTGAACGTTTCAATGGTATGCCATTTTCATAAGCGCCAATGTTACCAAGCAAGAGATATGCTTTTTCTTTGAACGCACCGCCACTCCCAATCCCGATAGATACCCGCACCTGGTGAGCTGATGGAAATTTTGCTCCCTTCGTCCATATGACTCCTTGACTAAAATGCGCACCGCCAAAAAATGCGTTTTCATATTTTCGCGGGACATGCGGACTGAGATACTCTTGCTGTTGAAGAAAATCAGCATCAAGCCACCCTGATATCTGGATTGGATCTTCCTGAACCGGTATGACTGGCTGTACCGGTGGCGAAGGTTGTGGTGAAGGCGTTCGCACCGGAGCAACGACCTTGATAGTAGGTCCTACTTTTTCCCAATCCGTAGGACTCATACGCACGCCGGCAATAACGCTCCGCAAAACGACTTCATAATTCCCCGGTTCACCATTAATGCCACCTGTCGTACTTGCCCCGTGATCAAGCCGTGATTGTAAATATGCATAATTTTTATATACTCCATTCTTGCGCAAATAGAGAAAGAGTGACTGATAATTTTGCGTCGGAAGAGGCCATGTCCGAAACCAAAATGTGGAACCCCTCTGACATGATGCCAGAGACGCTCCTCCGGTCTCGCCTTTCTCGCACAATAATTCGAGTTCCTTTCCTTGAGCAGTCGGAAGCACTTTCAGTGTTGCGCTCGCAATATCAACAATACATGGCACTCCTTTGCTATAGTTGCACGAACGCTGTGTTACTTTAAATGAAAGTTCATATGTGCCTGCCGGCGTTTCGCGCGGCACCACAATATTACCCTTAAACTCACCATTTTGTGTCATGTAGGAAGCCGTAGCTGGAGGCAATGGATAAATGCGCGGAATAGGAATGCGCCTGTCGCCAGAAACCAGTACCGCTGATTGATCAATATTCACTGGCGATTGCTTGGTTGATACTGTGAATCCATAACCATGCACTATGACAATATCTCCGGGATATGCAATTGCAAACTGCGTGTTATTGCATGGCGGATATATATTCTTAATTGTTTTCTCTATGACAGAACCATCGCATTTAAGCTCAAGTGTGCCGCCGGCAGATGCTGTTGTCGCGAAAAGAAAGCTACCTGCAAAAACCCCAGCGACTACTGCAAGTGCGCTGAAAAAATAACGCATAGGGATGGGGTGATGAGTAAATACTTACTGCACTGTAAAATCAACCTTTGGAGCATTCTCTGCGCCTTCAGCGGCTTTGAATGATTCACCAAGTTCAAATTTGAAAAGAGATGCTACGATATTCGACGGAAAGCTTCGTACAGTAAGATTATATATTCGCACTGCTTCGTTAAAATCTCGGCGAGCAACTGCTACACGATTTTCCGTTCCTTCTAACTGTGTCATGAGGTCGCGATAGGCTTCTGTAGCTTTCAGTTGCGGATAAGCTTCCACCGTTACCAGTAAACGTGAAAGTGCGGAGTCGAATCCTCCGGCAGCTTTTACTTGATCATTAACACTTCCGCTCTGCGCCTTTGCCCATGCGCTGCGAGCTTCCACTACGGCAGTAATAGTGCTTTGTTCAAATTCAGAAGCACCCTTGACGGTATTCACAAGGTTTGGCACAAGGTCAACGCGGCGTTGGTACTGGGTTTGCACATCGGCCCATTTGTTCTTCATGCCTTCTTGTCCGGATACAAGGCCATTAAACCCGCCCCAGAACCAGAGCACTACAAGAAGTACTGCGGCGACAACGCCTGCAATCCACATCTGTTTTTTGTTCATAGAATGATATTAAGATTCATCTTCGTTATGAGTAGTAAGAGAAAATTTCTTTTTGATATCAATGACTTTATTTTCCACTTCTTTCAAACGCGACTTGCAAAGGGTTGCGAGCTCCAAGCCTCGTTCAAAAAGCTCTAAGCTTTTATCCAAATCAATGCCGCCTTTTTCAAACTGTGCAACAATTGCCTCAAGCTCGTCAAAAAGCTGCTGCAATGTCTGTGATGATTGTTTTTTTATCATAGCTATTGTTATTAAAACAGTTCTTGTTGCTCTGAAAGAATCTTAGCTT harbors:
- the thrC gene encoding threonine synthase; its protein translation is MSFSGLKTNSKAKPIEYYSTNNYAERVHFPEALLNGMASNHGLYMLGRQDVPKLSKKKIKKMTDQTYAEIAFEVLQPYLQWHISDDELGSLLRDAYDETIIPTPVQNVRERLYIMWLTKGPTCSFKDYAARFYARILNYFLRKRGLTRIVLVATSGDTGGAVADSLKGMSNAFVVVFYPQGSISEGQRRQMTTLHENIFAVAVNGDFDICQELVKYLMGDKKCAYDISKDEDIFTSANSISLGRQLSQTVYPFYGYSRMGANGEPMISVIPTGNMGDLMGTVMAKDTGLPIEAIICGLNENSAFEEFLRTGKYIVKPKVDCPSSAMIVPNPSGLARLFDWYGGHVYDRWDEESGLPVEKGIITRLPDLQSMGKDIVAYRITNSWCYQAMKNAYRTDNLILDPHGAVAWDAFERFRFNTTHHLALLYETADPGKFPDNVEKAIGMRPSIPPQMQAQESLPERIYTIDAPPDKDEEGNTTLSAAQIAQVKELLASLFKPIFLT
- a CDS encoding TPM domain-containing protein, which translates into the protein MRYCAIILAVAWSFLAPLAHAYTSPGTPQGSVSDFANLLSSQAQQNLEQQLVTFAKEKNHEIAVVTIQSLGSDAIEDYANTLFREWGIGKKEYNNGVLFLIAADDRKMRIEVGYGLEGALTDLESKHIQDDIVRPLFRQGNYEEGIQKGAEGIMQAIEGEVLPSPSSRKTSSWFGIIQRYGGEVLFILIFFLSWIASILGRTKSWWLGGVIGGVAGGITALLTSAWLWLPAVVVFGLLFDYAVSKNFQSHHGNHPAWWAGGTWGGWDRWGGGGGFGGFGGGSSGGGGSSSSW
- a CDS encoding LemA family protein, coding for MWIAGVVAAVLLVVLWFWGGFNGLVSGQEGMKNKWADVQTQYQRRVDLVPNLVNTVKGASEFEQSTITAVVEARSAWAKAQSGSVNDQVKAAGGFDSALSRLLVTVEAYPQLKATEAYRDLMTQLEGTENRVAVARRDFNEAVRIYNLTVRSFPSNIVASLFKFELGESFKAAEGAENAPKVDFTVQ
- the xseB gene encoding exodeoxyribonuclease VII small subunit, whose amino-acid sequence is MIKKQSSQTLQQLFDELEAIVAQFEKGGIDLDKSLELFERGLELATLCKSRLKEVENKVIDIKKKFSLTTHNEDES